In Arvicanthis niloticus isolate mArvNil1 chromosome 4, mArvNil1.pat.X, whole genome shotgun sequence, a single window of DNA contains:
- the Mab21l1 gene encoding putative nucleotidyltransferase MAB21L1, whose amino-acid sequence MIAAQAKLVYHLNKYYNEKCQARKAAIAKTIREVCKVVSDVLKEVEVQEPRFISSLNEMDNRYEGLEVISPTEFEVVLYLNQMGVFNFVDDGSLPGCAVLKLSDGRKRSMSLWVEFITASGYLSARKIRSRFQTLVAQAVDKCSYRDVVKMVADTSEVKLRIRDRYVVQITPAFKCTGIWPRSAAHWPLPHIPWPGPNRVAEVKAEGFNLLSKECHSLAGKQSSAESDAWVLQFAEAENRLQMGGCRKKCLSILKTLRDRHLELPGQPLNNYHMKTLVSYECEKHPRESDWDESCLGDRLNGILLQLISCLQCRRCPHYFLPNLDLFQGKPHSALENAAKQTWRLAREILTNPKSLEKL is encoded by the coding sequence ATGATCGCGGCCCAGGCCAAGCTGGTCTACCACCTGAATAAGTACTACAACGAGAAATGTCAGGCCAGGAAAGCTGCCATCGCCAAAACCATCCGGGAAGTGTGCAAAGTGGTCTCCGACGTCCTGAAGGAGGTTGAAGTGCAGGAACCGCGCTTCATCAGCTCCCTCAACGAGATGGACAACCGCTACGAGGGCCTGGAGGTCATCTCTCCCACCGAGTTCGAGGTGGTACTCTATCTGAACCAGATGGGGGTGTTTAACTTCGTAGATGATGGCTCCCTGCCTGGCTGTGCGGTGCTGAAACTGAGCGATGGGCGCAAGAGGAGCATGTCCCTCTGGGTGGAATTCATCACCGCCTCTGGGTACCTCTCGGCACGCAAAATCCGTTCCAGGTTTCAGACGCTGGTGGCTCAGGCGGTGGACAAGTGTAGCTACAGAGATGTAGTAAAGATGGTGGCTGACACGAGCGAAGTGAAACTGAGAATCCGAGATAGGTATGTGGTGCAGATCACCCCGGCCTTTAAATGCACCGGGATTTGGCCTCGCAGTGCTGCCCACTGGCCGCTTCCCCACATCCCCTGGCCAGGACCCAACCGGGTGGCAGAGGTCAAGGCTGAAGGGTTCAATTTGTTGTCCAaggagtgccactccctggccggCAAGCAGAGCTCGGCTGAGAGTGATGCTTGGGTGCTGCAGTTTGCAGAGGCTGAGAACAGACTGCAGATGGGGGGCTGCAGGAAGAAATGCCTCTCTATCCTGAAAACCCTGCGCGACCGCCACCTGGAGTTGCCAGGCCAGCCCCTCAACAACTATCACATGAAGACTCTGGTGTCCTACGAGTGTGAGAAGCATCCCCGAGAGTCGGACTGGGACGAATCTTGCCTGGGCGATCGGCTGAACGGAATTCTGCTGCAGCTCATCTCATGCCTGCAGTGCCGGCGGTGTCCCCATTACTTCTTGCCGAACTTAGATCTGTTTCAAGGCAAACCGCACTCGGCCTTGGAAAACGCTGCTAAACAAACGTGGCGACTGGCAAGAGAGATCCTGACCAATCCAAAAAGTTTGGAAAAACTTTAG